In Camelus bactrianus isolate YW-2024 breed Bactrian camel chromosome 5, ASM4877302v1, whole genome shotgun sequence, the DNA window CCCAGGAGTCTTGGTCCCCTCCCTGGATCCCCACCATAgtctcctcctgctcctgggacagAATATCTGGGGGCAGTGAGGGCGGTGCTCATTGGGAGGGTGGGGACTCAGTTCCTGCTCTTGCCTACCCTGGCGCCAGCTGCTTTGCACAAAGGTCCCTCTTGTCCACACCATCCACCCCTAGGCTGgtgcccagggagggctggagacCAGGCTATGGGCCCCTGTGGAGGGGAGtgtaggggaggagagagggaggtagaAAAGGGGGCCCATCCCAACCAGGGTGGAATCCTCtgtacatttgtatatatttagggaggacagggtgggggtgggggtaaagATTTAGAAGGTAAGTGGGGCTATGGGGTGGGTAATTTAGGGACAGCCAGGGTCCCAGCCCTCGAGTGTCAGCAGGAGAAGGCAGGCCCCCAGGACTCAGGACTGCTGGGCTGGTCCTACTTCCTGCCCCTCTCCAGTCCCAGCTCCCCTTTTGGCAGGGGGAGTGGGTGGCCCAGCAGGCCTGGCCCAGCTCCCAGTTCCCCCTGCTCCAACCCCACTTCCAGAGTCCCCTCCGCAGGGAGAGGTAGATCTTTCAGAACTTGTCTgagtttgggggtggggaagggggcgtctcaggcctctctgcctccagtctGGTTTTATAAAGTGCTGACAAAATTGGGAATAAAGAGGCATAAAGAattctctgtgtgtatatgtgactaagctgggagctggggtggggctgggcataTGCATGACTTGGTACCTGGGAAAAGGAAATCCAGGCCCCAGCCAGGACAAGGGAACCCTCCATCCTCaaagccctccctgcccccatgcCTACCTTTCAAAAATTCAGAACTACTAGTCCACACTCAGCCAGTTTATTAAAGGCAAGGAGCTTTATCAGGAGTGCAGAGAGAAGCTGAGAGACACCCTACCCTCCTCTCTCAGCTCCCCAGTTCTCCAACAACTCTTCTACAGCCCAGCACCCCGGGGTGACCCTAGGAAGCAAGGCTGGCGTCAGGCAGactgcactgcataaatattCGGAGGCCACAGCCTGAATCAGCAGCGTCAAGGGGGCAGGGAGACCTGGTTTGGGGCAGAAAAGGGTGGCTCCAAGGGCACCTCTTCCAGGGCTTGCCCTGAGCCCAAGGACCTCCCAAGCCAGAGAGAGGGGGCCTGTGGGCTGCCCTGGGGTCTGAGGCTGTGGCCAGCCCTGTCCCGCGAGGCTGGCAGGGAGAGGAGCGGGGCGGGGTGCCGCCTGGCCAGGGTTCCGGGGCACAGGGCGGGGTCAGGTGCTATTGCCCTGCTCCTGCTCAAAAAGCAGCATGGCCAGCTGGGTGCGGGAGCCGAGGCTCTCGAGCGCGCTCTGGCGGCAGCGGTGGTACATGTCCTCGCTGAGCCGCGCGCTGCACGTCTGGGCCCGATAGCGCTGCAGCAGCGCAGGCTCCACGGCCCTCAGCACGTGCAGGCTGGAGAAGCGCAAGAACAGCTCGTACACATCCAAGCtctccagcagctcctcctcctgctccgaGGCTGCCGCCAGCCGCGCCCGGGCCGCCACGTAGTCGGAGTTGTAGAAGCAGGCCTCACTGGCTGCCTGGCGATCGAAGCGGCCCGTGTCTCGGCCCAGCTCCGGGGGTCCCGGGCCCTGGGGTGGAGCCACGGTGGGGTGAAAGGCCTGGAAGTGCATGGGAAAGAAGGCCTGCCAGCCAGAGATGGCGTGCATGCGGCAGCGGTTCAGGAAGTCCGGAGTGAGCACCGTGTCTGGCCCGGCCAGCAGGAACAGCGTGTCCAATGGGTGCTTCTTGGAGAGCAGATCCATGAGGCGCAGTGGTGAGGGTGCGGCTGTCTGCACGCTGAGCCAGGGCACCCGGGCACCGGGAAAACGCCGCTCCAGCTCTGCCACATGGGTCTTGACAGGTGCAAAGACATCTGCATGGGCCGCCCGCTGGGCCTGTCGTGGCTCGTACAGTAGCAGCAGGGTCAGGGCTGCTGCAGCATCGCCCGGCTCCAGTGCAGCCGAGGCAAAGGCCTCCAGGAAGCCAGGGGCCAGGTCACGCTCGGCTGCAGCCAGTGGCAGTAACACAGTGAGACGTGAGGCCTCGGTGACGTAGGGCACAGGCAAGATCTCCACGCGACTCAGTGGCCGTAGTAGCTGCACCCTGCGAGTGAGGGGCCGGCGGCCTCCCTGGGGGGTCAGCGCCTCCAGCTGCAAGTCCAGCGTGTACTCCATACCCCGGGCAGGATCGAAGCGTCGGTAGCCATTAACCAGCTGCTGCTTCTGGAGCCGCAGGGCTGGGTGGTATCGGCGGTTAAGCTCCTCCAGAGCTGCCCCCAGAATGTCAGCCACATCAGCCCTGTCAGCCCCACGCAGTGGGCAGCGGGGCGAGCCATCAGCACAGGAGAAAGCGTGCTGCTCTGTGAAATAGTCCCAGCGCAGCACCTCAAAG includes these proteins:
- the CHPF gene encoding chondroitin sulfate synthase 2 isoform X2, coding for MRASLLLSVLRPAGPVAVGISLGFTLSLLSVTWVEEPCGPGPPQPGDSELPPRGNTNAARRPNSVQPGAERERPGAGVGAGENWEPRVLPYHPAQPGQAAKKAVRTRYISTELGIRQRLLVAVLTSQATLPTLGVAVNRTLGHRLERVVFLTGSRGRRVPPGMAVVTLGEERPIGHLHLALRHLLEQHGDDFDWFFLVPDATYTEAHGLARLAGRLSLAAAAHLYLGRPQDFIGGEPAPGRYCHGGFGVLLSRTLLQQLRPHLESCRNDIVSARPDEWLGRCILDATGVGCTADHEWEIQNTSRLAADGERAAAWPVGIPAPSRPASRFEVLRWDYFTEQHAFSCADGSPRCPLRGADRADVADILGAALEELNRRYHPALRLQKQQLVNGYRRFDPARGMEYTLDLQLEALTPQGGRRPLTRRVQLLRPLSRVEILPVPYVTEASRLTVLLPLAAAERDLAPGFLEAFASAALEPGDAAAALTLLLLYEPRQAQRAAHADVFAPVKTHVAELERRFPGARVPWLSVQTAAPSPLRLMDLLSKKHPLDTLFLLAGPDTVLTPDFLNRCRMHAISGWQAFFPMHFQAFHPTVAPPQGPGPPELGRDTGRFDRQAASEACFYNSDYVAARARLAAASEQEEELLESLDVYELFLRFSSLHVLRAVEPALLQRYRAQTCSARLSEDMYHRCRQSALESLGSRTQLAMLLFEQEQGNST
- the CHPF gene encoding chondroitin sulfate synthase 2 isoform X1; protein product: MRASLLLSVLRPAGPVAVGISLGFTLSLLSVTWVEEPCGPGPPQPGDSELPPRGNTNAARRPNSVQPGAERERPGAGVGAGENWEPRVLPYHPAQPGQAAKKAVRTRYISTELGIRQRLLVAVLTSQATLPTLGVAVNRTLGHRLERVVFLTGSRGRRVPPGMAVVTLGEERPIGHLHLALRHLLEQHGDDFDWFFLVPDATYTEAHGLARLAGRLSLAAAAHLYLGRPQDFIGGEPAPGRYCHGGFGVLLSRTLLQQLRPHLESCRNDIVSARPDEWLGRCILDATGVGCTADHEGVHYSYLELSPGEPVQEGDPRFRSALTAHPIRDPVHMYQLHKAFARAELERTYQEIQELQWEIQNTSRLAADGERAAAWPVGIPAPSRPASRFEVLRWDYFTEQHAFSCADGSPRCPLRGADRADVADILGAALEELNRRYHPALRLQKQQLVNGYRRFDPARGMEYTLDLQLEALTPQGGRRPLTRRVQLLRPLSRVEILPVPYVTEASRLTVLLPLAAAERDLAPGFLEAFASAALEPGDAAAALTLLLLYEPRQAQRAAHADVFAPVKTHVAELERRFPGARVPWLSVQTAAPSPLRLMDLLSKKHPLDTLFLLAGPDTVLTPDFLNRCRMHAISGWQAFFPMHFQAFHPTVAPPQGPGPPELGRDTGRFDRQAASEACFYNSDYVAARARLAAASEQEEELLESLDVYELFLRFSSLHVLRAVEPALLQRYRAQTCSARLSEDMYHRCRQSALESLGSRTQLAMLLFEQEQGNST